From Candidatus Poribacteria bacterium, a single genomic window includes:
- a CDS encoding sigma-70 family RNA polymerase sigma factor, with protein MRDEHLIQKVISGDSSAFCKLVEKYFDSVCSALCSLITDPLDAEEIAQEAFLRAYLHLRKLRKPSSFKTWVMRIAFNIAFDRMRKREPQIISLSQIDPDKLSIPSFEDEILRNELLEETEKLIDRLPEMDREMLKRWLFEGKSYGELSEEYGLSYSAVAKRVQRGLKKIRKRLKWKFGGVILMPWRKIMRFPGSVIMKLSTKAVVTGMGILIAGGFGVWIVMHKGEDEPVVKPRDMMYGKVEESVTSQKSVRKEESDDLTFEEFNAFLDAVLDEYSDEQSEQAVSLEEDIPPTPDKAWGEMKRETPQDKQDETEEAVPEELRWTIERIKEVRAEEERLRKKLDELAKENNDLIELVNYYDSMGMEEKSREAFRRHFYLVKYVIDPLVDTSNRLMDERFRLFDIVERYAFQGNTVALEFLKKNPFYYKRFLKRLRGEPVDF; from the coding sequence TTGAGGGACGAGCATCTGATACAAAAAGTCATCTCAGGCGATAGCTCAGCATTCTGCAAACTGGTGGAGAAATACTTCGATTCAGTCTGCAGCGCCCTCTGTTCTCTCATCACTGATCCACTCGACGCGGAGGAGATAGCTCAGGAGGCTTTCCTCAGGGCGTATCTGCATCTCAGAAAGCTGAGAAAACCTTCCTCCTTCAAAACGTGGGTGATGAGGATCGCTTTCAACATCGCCTTCGATCGGATGAGAAAAAGGGAACCTCAGATCATCTCTCTTTCCCAGATCGATCCCGATAAACTGAGTATCCCCTCGTTCGAGGATGAGATACTGAGAAACGAACTGCTGGAGGAGACCGAAAAGCTCATAGACCGGCTGCCCGAGATGGACAGAGAGATGCTGAAAAGATGGCTTTTCGAGGGGAAAAGTTATGGCGAATTGAGCGAGGAGTACGGCTTATCATATAGCGCCGTGGCGAAACGAGTGCAAAGGGGATTGAAGAAGATACGGAAGAGGTTGAAGTGGAAATTCGGCGGGGTGATCTTAATGCCATGGCGTAAAATCATGAGATTCCCAGGGAGTGTTATCATGAAGCTATCAACTAAAGCTGTGGTAACAGGTATGGGAATATTGATAGCGGGAGGATTTGGGGTTTGGATCGTGATGCATAAAGGGGAGGATGAACCGGTTGTGAAACCAAGAGATATGATGTATGGGAAGGTGGAAGAGAGCGTTACATCCCAGAAGAGCGTAAGGAAGGAGGAATCAGATGATCTGACGTTTGAGGAGTTCAATGCCTTTCTGGATGCTGTTTTAGATGAATATTCCGATGAGCAGTCGGAGCAAGCCGTTTCCCTAGAGGAGGATATCCCGCCCACACCCGATAAGGCGTGGGGTGAAATGAAAAGGGAGACACCCCAGGATAAGCAGGATGAGACGGAGGAGGCTGTCCCCGAGGAGTTGAGGTGGACGATAGAGAGGATCAAGGAGGTACGGGCCGAGGAGGAGAGATTAAGAAAGAAACTCGATGAGCTGGCCAAGGAGAACAACGACTTGATCGAACTGGTGAATTATTACGACAGCATGGGTATGGAGGAGAAAAGTCGAGAAGCCTTTCGACGTCATTTCTATCTAGTGAAATATGTGATCGATCCGCTGGTAGACACCAGTAATAGATTAATGGACGAACGGTTCAGGCTCTTCGATATAGTGGAGAGATACGCCTTTCAGGGGAACACCGTAGCCCTGGAATTTCTGAAGAAGAACCCCTTTTACTACAAGAGGTTCCTGAAGAGATTGAGAGGAGAACCCGTCGATTTCTGA